The nucleotide sequence GTCATTCTGATGGCCGAGTGATAAGAGCTGATATTGTACTAGGTAGAAACTCTCAATATCAAAAAGCAGAAGTTTTAAGACGCGCAATGATAATGCTTGAAAGAGGAGAATAAATGGGTCTGCGACTAATTATTTTTTTATTGCTGTGTCCAGTAATTGCGCAAGCTAAGCCAAAGATTGTGACCGTTACAGATACACCTACGGTCGTTGAAAAAGGTGGGGCTCGTCGTATTTTTATTAGTGGGTTTGCAGGTCAAGTAGTTGTGTTGCCCGGAAAAAGTACTGAAATTTTAGTTAAGGCCACACGCTATGTTGAAGGTGACGATGCGCTTAATAATGCAGGCGATCTTAGCGAAGTGTTAAGACAAATCGCGGTGAAAGCTACTAATAATGCCGGCACAATTGAGATTCGAACCATACTGCCACCCAATCGTTCAGATTGGACTAAATGGGCACAAGGTAAAAATATTCCTCAAGTAAAACTTGAAGTGTCGGCTCCAGATAACATGAACCTTGAAATATATTGGGCACGAGGTGATGTGAAAGTCACAAAATGGAAGGCGGGTGTAGTAATCACTCATCAAACCGGTAAGCTTACGCTTGAAGATATTAGCGGTGATGTTACGGCGCGCACCATGTATGGCATAGCAAGGTTTGAGAATATCAAGGGTTCTATGAGTATTGAGAATTTTGCAAGCCAACTCAATGTTGGGCAAGTAACCGGAAAGTTAAAACTACGTACTTTTTCTGGCGAAACACAAATTCGAAAGATTTTGGGAAATTCTGTCATATCTACACAAAAAGCTAGTGTAGTTACCCAAGACACCCAAGGACCCATGGAAATTCAAACAGGTATTGCTGCAATTTCAATTGCTAATCATCGAGGTTCTATTCGCGGGCAAACCGATACTGGGTCTGTCACAGCAAAACTCACTGGTCAAATTGATGCTCGATTTAATAGTAATTCAGGAGCTCTTTTGATTTCTATTCCACGTTCAAGTCGGGCTGATGTTAGTTTATCTACGAATAAAGGAGATCTCAAAGCACCAAAGAATCTAGATCATAAACGCACATCTGCTGGTAAGATTGTGCGCGGCCGCCTAAGTGGAAGCGAGAGCGGAGCCATTCGTATGAATTCAGATGCGGGTGATATTAATCTTCGTGTACTCTAAATTCCTAAAGTGTTGAGAGTATTGACGAACAAGTAAAAAAAACTCTTTACAAGGTTGGCCATTAACTCTAGGGTCCAGATACGGAGGACCTCTTTAAAATGAAAAAAGCGGCCAAAAAATCAAATAAAAAAGCAGCAACTAAGAAGGCCAAAAAGCCAAAAGCAACTTCAGCAAAAGCTTCTAAGAAGGTCCCTAAGTTAGCTAAAACTAAAGAGAAAGTTCTTAAAAAAGTTTCAGCTAAAGTCATTCCAGCAAAAGCTCAAGTTAAAGCTAAAACTAAAGAAGTAAAAACGCCAGTGCCTGTGGCCGCACCTGAGCCTTTGGCTAAATCTGCAAAAAATAAAAAAGCTCAAGCCATAGTTCTTGAAGCCCTTGCCCAAGATGAAAAAGAAGTTATTTTAACAAATGCCGATGGCAAGCAATATTGTCGCGTTCATGATTGTGATAGCGAAGGTAGCACCGATGGTTATTGCCGCTTTCATTATCTAGCACTTTGGAAGCGTAATAAAATCAAAGCTAAGATTCTTCAAGGTGATAAGCTTGATAAGTACATCGAAGAATTAACTGCAAAATATCCTGATAAATACCTAGAAATTCTGCGTAAAGACCTCGCATCAGAAAAAGATTTTACTCTCATCATCAATGAAATGGATGTTGAAGATTCAAATGAAGATGCCGAGTCAGAAGAAGAAGCTAGTCGGTTCATCGAAGAAGTTCGTGGTGGGGTTCCCACTGGTGATGATGACGATGGTGGCTACTAAAATTAATTTAAATTTTACTCTTAGCGCGCATATTGGCAATTGACGATTTGTGATGTTTCTCTTTTTCCAAACATTAGATTCCCTAAATAGCCATTGAGTTGGGTATTGTACCGACTCAAGTCTACTATCAATGTGAATTTATCACCCATATACACTCTCGTATTTCGGGATCTAAATGATTTTTTGATAAAGTGTGTAGGCACAGTGCTTGTCACATTATAGATGGCGTAACTTACCACTACTACGAGCACATTTTTATGGTTTGTATCATAGCCAATTTCTGCACGCATGGCTGTTGGATTTGAATTGATAGGATTACAGGTAAGTTCAATTCTAGATCGATCTAAATTTGCGGATGAAACTGAGCTTACAGCCAGAGCTGCAAGTATAACCAAGTACTTCATAATACCCCCTACTACTTAATACCCCGGCCCTATCGTAATAGGGTTAACAAGGCTATGCCATAGCCCTAGAGAGTTTAGCAAGTTTAGTTTTCATCTTCAGGGTCTTTGTCATCATCAACTTTTAGTTTGAGAAGTTTGGCAGCTTTTGATTCTAACTCATTATTAATACTGGATACTTGAAGGTGGACAAACTTGTCGTCGAGCTTAAACTCATGCCATGATTTTGGAACTTCAATATCGCCATCAGCATGAAAATATTGCTCAATCAATGAGCCTAATGCATCTAGTGCGAGATAGATCTGCTCCATGATGTTTTTCTTTTTCACCGAGTAATCTACACTGGCTTCAAAGTTGACCTGTTTGATAGCGCCTGGGTCTATAAAGCCGATACGAAGACAAACCTCCTCGTTATAAATGGCGCCTTCTACAATGACCTTTTTGCCCTTGGTTTTTTTGAAATTTTTGCTAATTACATCTCTAATCATCTTGATGTAATCCAACGGAAAATCTTGCTTCTTTTTAGACGAGGGGAGTCTTGGTTCCACTTGGCTTGCTCCTTATTTTTACCCTTTGTCACAGAGTGCCAGCGTTGACTTTGTTTGTCTAGAGGGACTATAAACGAAAGCTTAATATGAAGCAGATTATGACAGAAAAAAATCAAAATAGCGGTCACGGAGACAGGGTCTATATTACGACCTATGGTTGTCAAATGAATGACCATGACACTGAACGTATGTACTCGCTTTTAGAAATGAATAAGTATCTTCAAGCCACATCCCCTGAAGAAGCAGATGTCATTATTATTAATTCTTGTTCAGTGCGCGAAAAGCCTGTGCATAAAGTAATGAGTGAAGTTGGAACTTACCGGCCGCTTAAAGAAAAAAATCCTAAACTAAAAATTGGTATTGGTGGCTGTGTTGGACAACAAGAGGGCAAAAAACTTCTGAGCCAAACAAAGTTGCTTGATTTTGTTTTTGGAACCGACACGATTGATCAGTTACCTCAGATTATTTCAGAAGTTCGCGTTGATAAAAAAAGAGCGGCGTGGACAAAAGTAGGGCACCGCGATGCCTATCAAATTCAAACTTTGGTGCGAAACCCAAAAGTTTCAGCATTTGTGACAATAACAAAGGGCTGTGATAATTTTTGTTCATTTTGTGTGGTGCCCTTTACAAGGGGGCGTGAAAAAAGCCGCCTCTTGAGTGAGCTTATCAAAGACGTTCAAAGTTTAGTTGAGCGGGGAGTAAAAGAAGTTACCCTTTTAGGGCAAAATGTAAATTCGTATAAAAGCCCAGATGGCAATGGTGGATTTACTGATTTATTACGCGCAGTATGCGAAGAAACAAATATTGAGCGTGTTAGATTTACGACAAGTCATCCAAAAGATTTTGATGAAGATCTCATTTCTGTTTTAGTAAAATATCAAAATAAACTCGGACACTTTGTGCATTTGCCTGTGCAATCAGGCTCCACTCGTATTTTAGAACTCATGAATCGTGGCTACACACGAGAAGAATACATTCATAAAGCCAAGCGACTTAAAGAAGAACTTCCGGAAGTAGCCTTTTCAACAGATATTATAGTTGGGTTTCCTGGCGAGACAGATGAAGATTTTGACATGACACTCTCAATGTTAGAAGAGATTGGTTATGAAAATGTTTACGGTTTTAAATATTCGCCAAGGCCTTTCACAAAAGCATTAAAATTTACTGAGCAAGTTGCTGAAAGTGTAAAAGAAGAAAGACTAGCAAAACTTATTGAACTTCAAGACCGTTTGGGTTTTGATTTTTGCAAAAGATATGACGGTAAAATATTTCCGATTCTTGTTGAGGGTCCTTCACGTACTAATAAAGAAGTATTAACGGGTCGTACAACTCACAATAAGGTAATTAACTTTGAAGGCCCTAGTTCGCTAATAGGTAAAACAATTGATGTAAGAGTACTAAAAGCGCAGCCCTTTTCATTAAGAGGAGAAGTTGTTTGATGAGAAAACTTGAAATGTATCCCCACGGCATCTCTGTCGGACCAGTGAATATACGTCCTGCAATGATTTTTAAAGATAAGACGGAGCGCGAGATTTTACCTGTTTGGTTAGATGCAGTAGATGCAAGTTTACTTTTAGCAAGTGCTCAAGGGCTTCATGATGCTAAGCGTGCGCATAATGCGATTTTTAAGATTTTTGATGAATTAAAAATTAGTTTGAAATCAGTTTATTTTAACGAAATTAACGTATCAACACAGTACGCAATACTCACAGCCCTTCAGGGTAAAAAAACTATTGAAGTTAGAGTTAGAGCTGCAGAGGCTATGTCACTAGCTGTAAATGCTGGATGTGTTTTTTATACTGATGAAGACATCATTGAAAAGAGTCGAGTGCTTAATTTGGAATGGTTACACAATTCAAATCCACGCGTCGGTAATCATGGAAATTTTGAGGGGTTACACTGAATGATCATACCCGTTAATGGACTCTATCCTAAAATTCATCCCACAGCATGGATCGCTCCGACTGCAACTATAATAGGTGATGTCGAAATTGGTGAAGGATGTTCTATTTGGTTTGGAACTGTAATTCGTGGTGATGTGTTTCCGATTCGTATAGGAAGGCATACCAATATTCAAGATAACTGTACGGTGCATGCTACTTATAAAAAATGCGGAGTTGTGATTGGTGATCGTGTTACTGTTGGGCACCAAGTGATTCTTCATGGTTGTCAAGTGGGCGATGGCACACTCGTAGGGATGGGTAGCATTTTAATGGATAACGTTAGTATTGGTAAGCGATCTATCGTTGGAGCAGGAAGTCTTGTTACTGAAGAATCTAAGTTTGAAGATGAGACACTTGTATTGGGACGTCCCGCAATAGCTAAAAGAAAATTAAAACCTGAAGAACTTAAACACATTAATCACAGCGCCGATAATTATACTCTCTACACTTCTTGGTACGCTGGCACTGAGGGAAAAATTCCATGAAAGAAATTGTAGATTCCCTAACTTACGATGATATTTTACTTGTACCTGCATATTCAGAAATTGTTCCTGCGCAAACAAGTTTGGAAACATTTTTTGCCCGTGATTTAAGTCTGCACATGCCACTGATTTCTGCAGCAATGGATACCGTTACTGAAAGTAAAGTTGCAAGAATCATGGCCCAAGAAGGCGGCCTTGGAATTATTCATAAAAATATGGATATCGAATCACAATCTCGAGAAGTTGAGCGTGTTAAAAAATATGAAAGTGGGATGATTACAGAACCCATAACACTTGAGCCCGATCGTTTGGTGAGTGATGCCCTTGATTTAATGAAACATTACAGCATCAGTGGAGTTCCTATAACCCGTGAAGGAATACTCGTAGGTATTTTAACCAATCGTGATCTGCGCTTTGAAACAAATGTGCATCAGCAGATTTCAATTGTAATGACAAAAGATAATCTTATCACAGCTCCTGAAGGAACCACTCTTGATCAAGCTCGTGAAATTTTACAAAAATACCGTATTGAAAAACTTCCTATCGTAAATAAAACAGGAAAACTCTGTGGTTTAATTACTATTAAAGATATCGAAAAAGCCCGTGCATTTCCTAACGCAAGTAAAGACCGTAGGGGGCGACTTATCGTAGGTGCCGCAGTGAGTATTGGAGAAGATGCCCGTCAGCGTAGTGAAGCGCTCATTGCTTCGGGATGTGATGTCTTAGTTATTGATACAGCACATGGGCATTCAAAAAATGTTTTAGAAACAGTGAAGTGGGCAAAAAGTCAGTTTAAAGATGCAATCATTGTTGGTGGAAACGTAGCCACTGGTGAAGGTACACAAGCGCTTTATGATGCAGGCGCTGATGTCGTAAAAGTAGGAATTGGCCCTGGAAGTATTTGCACAACACGGGTAGTTGCAGGCGTTGGTGTGCCTCAAGTCACAGCGATTATGGATTGTGCAGTTGTGGCTAAGAAAAATAAAAAAACTATTATTGCAGATGGTGGAGTTAAGTTCTCAGGTGATGTGACAAAAGCATTAGCACTTGGAGCAAACACGGTCATGGTGGGTAATGCCATCGCAGGAACCGATGAAAGCCCAGGGGAGACAATTTTATATCAAGGTCGAACATATAAAGTATATCGCGGCATGGGAAGCCTTGGTGCAATGAAACGTGGCAGTCGTGATCGTTATTTTCAAGATACAGTTGAGCACGATGATAAACTTGTTCCAGAAGGTATTGAAGGAAAAGTTCCTTACAAAGGGGCCCTTAGTTCAATATTGCATCAACTCTTAGGCGGTGTTCGAAGTGGAATGGGTTATTTGGGTGCATCAGGGATTGAAGATTTACAGAAAAAAGCGAAGTTCGTAAAAATCTCACCACAGGGCCTCAGAGAATCCCATGTTCATGATGTCATCATCACAAAAGAAGCTCCAAATTATAGGCTAGAATAATGTCAATCACGGGGGGAATTGTTGTTTTAGATTTTGGCTCTCAGTTCACTCAACTGATTGCTAGGCGAATTCGTGAGCTTGGCGTTTATAGTGAAATCATTCCATTTAATTCTTCTATAGATGAAATTAAAAAAAGAAAACCAGTCGGCATTGTTTTAAGTGGTGGCCCCTCAAGTGTTTATGATCAGGGTGCGCCTCAGCGTAATGATATTCGTGACCTCCTTGATTATGCACCTGTGCTTGGAATTTGTTACGGTATGCAACTTTTTGCGCACGGTTTAGGTGGTAAAGTTGAATCAAGTAAATTGCGTGAATACGGCCGTATGACAATTCAATGGATAAAAGATAAAACCAATCAAGTTGTTTGGATGAGTCATGGTGATCTTGTAACAGGTTTGCCCGAAGGTACTGAAGGGTTAGCTAAATCAAGTTCAGGTCATTGGGCGGCAATTGAAAATAAAGTTATTGGAAAAGGTTTTACAGGGCTTCAATTTCATCCTGAAGTAACACATACCGAAAATGGTAAAGAGATTATTCGTAAATTTGTATTTGAAAAATGTAATGCCAAAATAAATTGGCAGGGCGATCAGTTAGTTTCGCATTTAGTAAATGGCATTAAAGAAAAAGTTGGGCCAAAAGATAATGTGCTTTGTGCCCTCAGTGGTGGGGTTGATTCGACAGTAACGGCGAGTCTTCTGATTCGTGCCCTGGGTAAAGAGCGTGTTCAGTGTGTGTTTGTTGATACTGGGCTGATGCGCCATCTTGAGGCTGAGCAAGTTGTCAAAGCTTATAAAGAAATGGATTTGCCTGTTAAAGCGGTTTTTGCAGAAAACGAATTTATTGGGCAGCTTAATAATATTGAGGATCCTGAACAAAAAAGAAAAATTATAGGGCGAGTATTTATTGAAGTTTTTGATAACGCAACTAAGAGTTTTCCATGTCAGTTTTTAGCCCAAGGGACTCTTTACCCGGATGTCATTGAGAGTGTGAATATTCATGGTCAAAGTGTGACAATAAAAAGTCATCACAATGTTGGTGGATTACCTGCGCATATGAAACTTAAACTTGTCGAACCACTTAGAGAACTTTTTAAAGATGAAGTGAGAGCTTTAGGAAGAGAACTTGGTGTAAAACCAGAGCTATTGAATCGACATCCGTTTCCTGGGCCCGGGCTTGCGATTAGACTTATTGGCCCAATTAATAAAGATGATTTAAGTCTTTTACGAATGGCGGATCACATATTTACTGATGAGCTTAAAGTATCTGGTCTCTATGATCAAATCTGGCAAGCGTTTGTGGTTTTATTACCTGTCAAAACAGTTGGTGTGATGGGTGATAATCGTACCTATGAAAAAGTTGCTGCATTAAGAGCCGTTACATCTATAGACGGAATGACTGCCGATTGGTTTGGATTTGATACAAAATTTTTAGCCAAAGTCAGTAATCGCATTACCAATGAAGTCAGAGGTATTAACCGTGTAGTTTACGATATTTCCAGTAAGCCGCCTGCAACAATAGAGTGGGAGTAAACGAGCTCGGTGAGTAATTTAAGTTTTGTACACCTTCATTTACATACACAGTACAGCCTTTTAGAAAGTTCTATTACGGCCGAAGCGCTCATGAGTAAGGCTAGTGAAAATGGCATGAACTCAGTTGCTATGACTGATTATGGAAATATGTTTGGTGCCATTGAGTTTTATTTAGAGGCAAAGAAAAACGGAATTAAACCCATCATTGGCTGTGAAGTAAATCTTGCTCCCTATGGTCGGCATTTTAAAGGAACAACTACCCCCCAAGGGGCTCGGATACAAAATCCTCAAGCGACAACAAAACTTGTGTTGCTCGCAATAAATATGCAGGGGTATCACAATTTATGCGCCATTGTGAGTCGTGGATACACCGAAGGGTTTTATTATAAACCACGTGTAGATTATGAAGTCCTAAAAGAATTTAGCGAAGGTCTAATTGCTCTAAGCTCTTCGATACTTGGTGATGTGCCCCAGGCTTTTTTCAATGGTGGGAGTGAAAAGGGCTTAGAGAAAATTTTATTTTATAAAGAAATTTACTCAGATCGATTTTATTTAGAACTACAGCGAACAGGTTCGCCTAATCAAGAAAACCTAAATAAATTTTTAATCGATGCTTCTCAAAAAACGGGTGTTCCAGTTGTCGCATCTGCTGAACCTCATTATCTCACACGAGATGAATCTTTTGCTCAGGAAATACTTCTTTGCATTCAAGCGGGTAAAACTTTATTAGATGATCGTAGGCCAAAACTTCCAAGTGACCAATTCTATTTTAAATCTAGTGAAGAAATGCGTGAACTCTTTAAAGATATTCCTGAAGCCTGTGATCGAACTTTAGAGATAGCTGAGCGTTGTGATCTTGAATTTAAGTTTGCTGATGAAAAAGGAAATACAATTTATCATCTGCCTACATTTCCGGTAGAAATTGGGCAAACCATCGGTGAAGAAATAAGAATTTTATCTGAACGAGGGCTTGAGCAAAGATTTCAAGAAGCCATACTTCGCGAAGAGGTTATTTCTGATGAACTAAAACCAAATTATCATGCACGCTTAAAATATGAACTCGATGTTATTAATCGTATGGGTTTTAACGGTTATTTCTTGATTGTTCAAGATTTTATCCGTTTTGCAAAAGATAATGGAATTCCCGTTGGCCCAGGGCGGGGGTCGGGTGCGGGTTCGCTAGTGGCTTATTGTCTACTGATCACGGATCTAGATCCATTAAGATACAATCTACTATTTGAAAGATTTTTAAATCCAGAGCGCGTAAGTATGCCTGACTTTGATATCGACTTTTGCCATGAGCGGCGAGGGGAAGTCATTAACTACGTAACTAAAAAATATGGCACCCAATCGGTAGCGCAAATTATTACTTTCGGAAAACTTCAAGCCCGTGCGGCTATTCGTGATGTCGGTCGTGCCATGGGTATTAGTTATAATGAAGTGGATTTTATCGCAAAGCTTGTTCCTGATAAACTTGGAATTTCACTTCAAGAAGCAATTGATATGGAGCCCCGCTTTAAAGAAACAGCGGAGAGTGATCCTAAAATCGACAGTCTTTTAAAAACCGCATTAAAACTTGAAGGCCTTACGCGCCACGCTTCTATTCACGCAGCTGGTGTTATTATTTCTGATCGACCCCTTATTGAACATTGCCCTTTATATAAAGGCAACGAAGGCGAAACAGTTATTCAGTATGATATGATTCATGCTGAAAAAATTGGGCTCATCAAATTTGACTTTTTAGGTTTAAAAACTCTTACGATGATTGATAATGCCATTAAGTTTATTAAACTAAATAGACAAGATGATCCCCATGCGCAAAGTGTTTCAACAAAAACAATAAATCTTAGTGATCCTAAAATATATGGCCTTCTTTCATCGGGTGATACCGTAGGTGTTTTTCAATTTGAAGGTGATGGTATCAGTGATTTAATTAGAAAATTTAAACCCAATTGTTTTGAAGATATTACGGCTATTAATGCTCTTTATCGACCGGGCCCAATGAATATGCTCGATGAGTATGTGGCAAGAAAACACGGCAAGATTAAAGTTACTTATTTGTTCCCACAACTTGAAGAAATTCTTAAAGAAACTTATGGCATTATTGTTTATCAAGAGCAGGTTCAACTCATAGCTTCACGCTTAGCTAATTATACATTAGGTGAAGCTGATATACTTCGTCGCGCTATGGGTAAGAAAAAGCCAGCTGAGATGGCAAAGCAAAAAGAAAGATTTCTCAAAGGGGCTGAATCTAATAAGCTTAATCCTAAAAAAGCGGGCGAGCTTTTTGATTTGATGGCGAAATTCGCTGAGTATGGATTTAATAAAAGTCATGCTGCTGCTTATTGTGTAGTCGCAGCGCAAACCGCTTATCTTAAGGCTTATTACCCAGTAGAATTTTACGCCTCTCTTATAACAACAGAGATGGGTGATACTGATAAAATTGTAAAATACATTCGTGATGCCAATGAACACGGCATCATTGTTCGTGGCCCTGATATAAATTCATCTGGCTATAACTTTACAGCAGTTGGGAATGAAATTGTATTTGGCCTTGGTGGGGTTAAGGGCATTGGTGAAGCTGCGGTTCAAGCACTTATTGAAGCAAGAGATAGTTTAGGGGGTAAGAAATTTGATTCGGTATTGCAGTTTTTTGAAACGGTTGATCTTAGACGTGTGAATAAAAAGGTGGTTGAGTGTTTGATCAAAGCGGGCGGGTTTGATTTGTTATTTTCAAATAGAGCCCAACTTTTTAATGGATTTGAAAATTTTCTCGATGTTGCTGAAAGCACTCGGCGCGATAAAGAATTAGGTCAGGTGAGTTTGTTTGCTGTTTCTGAAGAAGAAAGTCAAAAGAAAGTTGAGCTTCCATTTATTGAAGATTGGCATCGCAGTCAAAAATTGGCTTTTGAAAAAGATGTACTTGGGTTTTATATTAGTGATCATCCGTTAAGTGGTTTTGAAAATGTTCTCAAAAATCATGTTAATTGTTTAATTATAGGTCTTGTTGATCAAGCTGTTAAGAAAAAAGTCACTTTAGGTGGCATCGTCAGTGGGCTTAAAGAATTCATTACTAAAAAAGGTTCGCGAATGGCTTTTGCAACTCTTGAAGATCAAACGGGAGTCGTGGAACTTGTTATATTTCCGGAGGCATTTTTAAAATACCAACATTTGCTTAAAGAAGTGCAGCCGTTAATCATCACCGGGCAACACGAGCGTGAAGGGGATACAAGTAAAATTCTAGTAGATAATATTCTTACTATTTCAGGTTTAGCCTCCAAAGCGCGTGAACTTGTTGTGAGGCTTGATGTGAGATATAATAAAGAATCTGATATAAAAAAATTAGCTGAAGTTTTTAAACGTCATCAAGGAGAAATGCCAAGTCGTATTGAAGTTTTTCTTTCTGAGATGAAACAAAATGTCAGTTTAGAATTAGGACCTGAGTATAATATTACTCCCACTGAGGCATTCTTTGAAGACTTGGAGCGTCAAATGGGCTCTAAGGGTCTTGCGACTCTGATTTAATTTAGCTACTCTTGGGTGTCTAACCTTTGGGGGTTTCATCATGAGTTTTGTTCTGGGATTTTTCAGTTGTTTTTTTGCCTTAACACTAGCCTTTGCCGCAGAAGATATCATTCAACTTAATAGTGAAGGTTCAAGTCCTAGCGAAGTTCCTGCAAAAGCTCAAGCTGATGCACTCAAAGATGCCCTCAACAAAGGCAGCATTCAAGTTATCACAGGCCTCATAGGTGAATCAAAATTAGAAAAAAATATGCCCCTGATAAGAAGTAAGATCTTGGTGCAAACTCAAAAATTCATTCAATTTTATAAAGCGGCTGACGCGGTTAAAAAAAATAACGATACCGTGGTTTATGTAAACATGAAAATTTCAGTTTCTAGTCTCAGAGATTTACTAGCGGCAGAAGGAATGCTCTATCAAAGTGAAGGCCCTGCTACAGTATTACCACTTATTAAAATATCTGAGAGACGTGATGGTGCTAGGCAATTTCGTTGGTGGATGGAAGAAGCAAATTCAACAAATACATTTTTAAGAGATCAAACACGTCTATTTATAGCCCAGTTTGAAAGTGTTTTTAGAGCTAAGAATTTTTATATTGTTGATCCAGTAACTCAGCACTATGTGCAATGGATGCCTGAGCCATACATGAGAGATCCTGTCAGCATAAATGATATTTTATGGATGGGAGACTTTTTTAAAGCTCAAATGGTCATACAAGGTGATGCGGTTTTAGAGCCCCTGGATGGAAACGTCGTAAAAGCTACAATTAAACTTGTGGCATATCATACAAGTAACGGACGTGTGGTTGGAGAAATTAGTCGATCTTTTGAAAGTACACCGGGTGAGTGGGAGTTAGTTTCGCAACAACTTTTAAGAAAAGCATTTGGCGAGGTGATTCGAGATCTATCAACCCAAGTGTTTGAAGAATGGACTCGAGGTACTTTTGGTGCAAGTTTGTTAAAACTCTCACTTAAGGGTTCTATGAATTACCAAGATTTAGAAAATTTTAAAAAACAAATGGCCACAAAGATTACTGACATTAAAAAGATAATTGAGCGTAAATTAGAAAAAGGGCAAGCCACATTTGAAGTTGATGCCTCAGGTGGTATTGCCGGCCTGGTAAAGCGTCTTGAAAACACTGCTTTTGATGGGTTTAAACTTTCAGTAACGGGTATTGAAAATGATGAAGTCCTCCTGCGCTGGTCTAAGGTCGCGGGCAGGTAATTTTTTAACTCTTTTCATAGAATTTCAGATCAGCTAAAATTATAGCTATGACAAGTCACAATTATTCAAAACGCATTGCTTTGATTTTTTTGTCCCTGGCTTTTATTCAAGCATGTGTGACGTCACCAAATCGCCGTACTGATGAAGGTGATGCAAGCATGCGACAAAAGCTTGGAAGACTT is from Oligoflexia bacterium and encodes:
- the dnaE gene encoding DNA polymerase III subunit alpha; the encoded protein is MSNLSFVHLHLHTQYSLLESSITAEALMSKASENGMNSVAMTDYGNMFGAIEFYLEAKKNGIKPIIGCEVNLAPYGRHFKGTTTPQGARIQNPQATTKLVLLAINMQGYHNLCAIVSRGYTEGFYYKPRVDYEVLKEFSEGLIALSSSILGDVPQAFFNGGSEKGLEKILFYKEIYSDRFYLELQRTGSPNQENLNKFLIDASQKTGVPVVASAEPHYLTRDESFAQEILLCIQAGKTLLDDRRPKLPSDQFYFKSSEEMRELFKDIPEACDRTLEIAERCDLEFKFADEKGNTIYHLPTFPVEIGQTIGEEIRILSERGLEQRFQEAILREEVISDELKPNYHARLKYELDVINRMGFNGYFLIVQDFIRFAKDNGIPVGPGRGSGAGSLVAYCLLITDLDPLRYNLLFERFLNPERVSMPDFDIDFCHERRGEVINYVTKKYGTQSVAQIITFGKLQARAAIRDVGRAMGISYNEVDFIAKLVPDKLGISLQEAIDMEPRFKETAESDPKIDSLLKTALKLEGLTRHASIHAAGVIISDRPLIEHCPLYKGNEGETVIQYDMIHAEKIGLIKFDFLGLKTLTMIDNAIKFIKLNRQDDPHAQSVSTKTINLSDPKIYGLLSSGDTVGVFQFEGDGISDLIRKFKPNCFEDITAINALYRPGPMNMLDEYVARKHGKIKVTYLFPQLEEILKETYGIIVYQEQVQLIASRLANYTLGEADILRRAMGKKKPAEMAKQKERFLKGAESNKLNPKKAGELFDLMAKFAEYGFNKSHAAAYCVVAAQTAYLKAYYPVEFYASLITTEMGDTDKIVKYIRDANEHGIIVRGPDINSSGYNFTAVGNEIVFGLGGVKGIGEAAVQALIEARDSLGGKKFDSVLQFFETVDLRRVNKKVVECLIKAGGFDLLFSNRAQLFNGFENFLDVAESTRRDKELGQVSLFAVSEEESQKKVELPFIEDWHRSQKLAFEKDVLGFYISDHPLSGFENVLKNHVNCLIIGLVDQAVKKKVTLGGIVSGLKEFITKKGSRMAFATLEDQTGVVELVIFPEAFLKYQHLLKEVQPLIITGQHEREGDTSKILVDNILTISGLASKARELVVRLDVRYNKESDIKKLAEVFKRHQGEMPSRIEVFLSEMKQNVSLELGPEYNITPTEAFFEDLERQMGSKGLATLI